In Festucalex cinctus isolate MCC-2025b chromosome 5, RoL_Fcin_1.0, whole genome shotgun sequence, a single genomic region encodes these proteins:
- the LOC144019714 gene encoding serpin A3-2-like, translating to MQAALGFWILSAVFCLGRGYHHASLSHVRSANKEFAFQLYRKLAARSDNRGKNIFYSPSSVSVALAALSVGARGYTHRQLMSGLGYNSYRVTQNDVNRFFSMLLKRQDGSSDISEGTAVFLDNAFKPKPDFLKDLKAFYYTDVLNVDFRQTTKSADAINKYVAYKTHGKIDKLLEHLEPDTVMYLISYIYFKGMWDNPFETKLTKADMFAVDDYNKVSVQMMNKEDTFDVYHDLAIDTTILRLPFNSGYSMLLLLPDNMATLEKAISPQHITNWSKWMRKRKYNIFVPKFSIKTDYSLKEVLTEMGMTHMFDERADLSGISWAKQLFVSGVVHQASLDVDEAGATAAAATGIGIAVLSSLPVPVLKFNHPFMLLITEKATNDILFLGKIINPNI from the exons ATGCAAGCGGCCCTGGGATTCTGGATCTTATCAGCAGTCTTCTGTTTGGGAAGAGGTTACCACCATGCCAGCCTCTCGCACGTGCGCTCAGCGAACAAAGAGTTTGCTTTCCAGCTGTACAGGAAGTTGGCGGCTCGTTCTGATAATCGGGGCAAGAACATCTTTTACTCTCCGAGCAGCGTGTCTGTCGCCTTGGCCGCCTTGTCGGTCGGAGCCCGCGGGTACACTCACCGACAGCTGATGAGCGGTCTGGGTTACAACAGCTACCGAGTTACGCAGAATGATGTCAATCGGTTCTTTAGCATGCTCCTCAAAAGGCAAGACGGTTCATCGGACATCAGTGAAGGGACTGCCGTGTTCCTGGATAACGCCTTCAAGCCAAAACCTGACTTCCTGAAAGATTTGAAAGCTTTCTATTATACAGATGTGTTGAATGTCGACTTCCggcaaacaacaaaaagtgcTGATGCCATCAATAAATATGTGGCATATAAGACTCATGGCAAGATTGATAAGTTGCTGGAACACCTGGAGCCAGACACCGTCATGTATCTCATAAGCTACATCTACTTTAAAG GAATGTGGGACAATCCTTTTGAAACCAAGCTCACAAAGGCGGACATGTTTGCTGTTGATGACTATAACAAG GTTTCCGTCCAGATGATGAACAAGGAGGACACCTTTGATGTCTACCATGACCTGGCAATTGACACAACAATCCTGCGCCTTCCCTTCAACAGCGGTTACTCTATGCTCCTGCTGTTGCCTGACAACATGGCAACGCTTGAGAAGGCGATATCTCCACAGCATATCACTAACTGGTCAAAATGGATGAGAAAGAG gAAGTATAACATCTTTGTTCCTAAGTTCTCTATTAAGACGGACTACTCTCTGAAGGAAGTGCTGACTGAAATGGGAATGACGCACATGTTTGATGAGCGAGCAGATTTGAGTGGAATTTCATGGGCAAAGCAGCTGTTTGTCTCCGGC GTTGTGCACCAAGCTTCCCTTGACGTTGACGAGGCCGGAGCCACTGCTGCAGCCGCCACAGGAATTGGAATTGCGGTTCTCAGCTCACTACCCGTCCCTGTGCTGAAGTTCAACCATCCGTTCATGCTTCTCATCACAGAAAAGGCCACAAATGACATTCTCTTTTTGGGCAAGATAATTAATCCCAACATTTGA